From the genome of Deferribacteraceae bacterium V6Fe1:
TGACGTAAATATTGATATGGCTCTTGACATAACACTTGAAGATAGCACTTTGACAGTGCCAAAATTAGGTGAGCAAAAGATTGAAAAGCTAATTTTTCCTATATATTTGACAGGTAGTTTGGATAATCCAAGGGTTAAAGTCGATACAAAATCGATTACTGAACAATTAAAAGGTGGGCTTAAAGACCAGTTAAAGGAAAAGGTAAAAGATAAGATTAATGAGGAAAAGAAAAAGTTGGAAGACAAATATAAAAATAAGTTAGAAGATAAAGTCAAGAGCGGAATCGGTGGATTTTTGAATAATTAATATATGTTTGTATCCCAACTTAAGTAGCTCTTGTTATATTTGTGAAACAACTAACTTAAGAGTAACTAACTTTTGAGTTAGTTACTCTTAACCGAGAATAATGCCCTGATTTCTAATTTCCAATGAGGTTAACACCTTTATAGTTAAAAGATTTTTTCATTGGTAGTATTATTGACTTCATTACTTTCTACATATAAAGCGATATTTTATTAATGCTAATATAAAAACAGATATGGTTATATTTAATGTTTAAAATTTTTGCCGTCTGACAGGGGTAGAGTGTATAAGAGAAATCTCTTAACAATAATTGTTGAATATATTAAACAAATAATTTATAATTTGTTTAATAGACTGTATGACTATGTTTAGAGGATTGATATGTTAGATTTTTTTAATGAAAGATTTGTATTGCTACTCAGTAGCTTAGATATTCAGTATAAACGATATTTTTTTAATAAAATTGATTTCAACGACAAATTAATCATGATTTTAGGTGCAAGAGGGGTAGGTAAGACCACTTTTTTACTGCAATATTTAAAAGAAATTAGTCTTCCTTTAAATAAAAAGCTTTATATTTCCGCTGATTCTATAGAAATGAGTAATTTGTCGTTATTTGAACTGGCAAAGGAATTTGCAGCAAAAGGGGGTAAGATATTAGCTATTGATGAAATTCACAAATATCCTGATTTTGCAAGACAACTAAAAGAGATATATGATTTCCTTGATATAAAAGTTTTAATTTCAGGTTTGAGTGCTTTAAGGTTGGAGCATGCAAAGGCTGATTTGAGTAGACGTGCGGTACGATATAAAGTGAATGGCCTTTCATTTAGGGAGTTTTTAGAATTAAAAACAGGCAAACAGTTAAAAAGTTTTTCACTGGAAGAGATTTTTGAAAATCATGTAGAAATAGCTTACAATATCTTAAAGTCAATAAAGCCATTGGAGTATTTTAAAGAGTACATACAGTATGGATTTTATCCATTTTATTTTGAAAACCCGAATACTTATTACAAAAAATTGGAGGAAACGATAAACGTTGTAGTAGAGTCTGACCTACCTCTAATATATAAAATTGAATCAAAAAATATAATTAAGCTTAAAAAACTTATTAAATTGATCTGTTTCTCGGAACCTTATGAGCTTAACCTTTCAAAACTCGCTCAGAAAATTGAAATCAATAGGCATACTTTATATCGTTATATCGAATATTTAAACTCTGGCAATATCTTAACATCGTTAAAACCAAATGTGAAAGGTGATGCTATTTTTACTAAGCCTGAGAAAATATATTTGAATAATACAAACTTAAACTATTGTTATTGTGAGGAACGAAAAATTGGAACAATTAGAGAAACTTTTGTAGTTTCACAATTAAAGAATTTTTATAATTTAAACTATCCTAAAAAAGGTGATCTTTTGGTAAATAATCAATATTTAATTGAAATTGGTGGTAAAAATAAAAGTTATTCACAAATTGGCGATAACGGGTATCTCCTGACAGATGACATAGAAGTTGGACATGACAGAAAAATCCCATTATGGCTAATTGGGTTTATATATTAAAGGGGAA
Proteins encoded in this window:
- a CDS encoding ATP-binding protein, which produces MLDFFNERFVLLLSSLDIQYKRYFFNKIDFNDKLIMILGARGVGKTTFLLQYLKEISLPLNKKLYISADSIEMSNLSLFELAKEFAAKGGKILAIDEIHKYPDFARQLKEIYDFLDIKVLISGLSALRLEHAKADLSRRAVRYKVNGLSFREFLELKTGKQLKSFSLEEIFENHVEIAYNILKSIKPLEYFKEYIQYGFYPFYFENPNTYYKKLEETINVVVESDLPLIYKIESKNIIKLKKLIKLICFSEPYELNLSKLAQKIEINRHTLYRYIEYLNSGNILTSLKPNVKGDAIFTKPEKIYLNNTNLNYCYCEERKIGTIRETFVVSQLKNFYNLNYPKKGDLLVNNQYLIEIGGKNKSYSQIGDNGYLLTDDIEVGHDRKIPLWLIGFIY